One genomic window of Halococcus sediminicola includes the following:
- a CDS encoding translation initiation factor IF-2 subunit beta — protein sequence MDYEASLDRAMDSVPDLDTGDSRLDVPDAQAQKDGAFTRLTNLGSVADALSRDPEHLHRVIQRELGTNGQFTGDRARYNGSFSGSDFDAAIDSYSEEFVICSECGLPDTRLEMEGRTQMLRCEACGAFRPVEKNTGSQETKQRPDVEEGRTYEVKITGTGRKGDGVAEQGKYTIFVPGAQEGDVVNIYIENISGTLAFARLA from the coding sequence ATGGATTACGAAGCCAGCCTTGACCGGGCGATGGACTCGGTTCCCGACCTCGACACGGGCGATTCGCGCCTCGACGTCCCCGATGCACAGGCCCAGAAGGACGGCGCGTTCACCCGCTTGACCAATCTCGGCAGCGTCGCCGACGCGCTCTCGCGCGACCCCGAGCACCTCCACCGGGTCATCCAGCGCGAACTCGGCACCAACGGCCAGTTCACTGGCGACCGCGCGCGCTACAACGGCTCGTTTTCGGGGTCGGACTTCGACGCGGCCATCGACAGTTACAGCGAGGAGTTCGTCATCTGCTCGGAGTGCGGACTCCCGGATACCCGACTGGAGATGGAGGGACGAACCCAGATGCTGCGCTGTGAGGCCTGTGGCGCGTTCCGCCCCGTCGAGAAGAACACCGGCTCCCAAGAGACCAAACAGCGCCCCGACGTCGAGGAGGGCCGCACCTACGAGGTGAAGATCACGGGCACGGGTCGCAAGGGCGACGGCGTGGCCGAGCAGGGCAAGTACACCATTTTCGTGCCCGGCGCACAGGAGGGCGACGTCGTGAACATCTACATCGAGAACATCAGCGGGACGCTGGCGTTCGCCCGACTGGCCTAA
- the azf gene encoding NAD-dependent glucose-6-phosphate dehydrogenase Azf, producing MAGRPQEPTVLLTGASGRVGRAIVGRLGDAYDWRLVDREPPTPDSEHIYLVADITDEEAMVEAMADVDVVVHLAGDPRPEAPWDSVLENNIDGTHSVLEAAASAGVEKFVFASSNHAVGGYETDERTPDLYRSNDDFRLDGSELPRPSNLYGVSKAAAETLCRYYHDEYGMSVVCLRIGNLTKNHPPEGYERGQAMWLSYRDCAHLFERAIEAEYDYEIVYGISDNDRKYYSLERAREVLGYNPQDNSAEY from the coding sequence ATGGCGGGGAGGCCACAGGAGCCGACGGTACTACTCACCGGCGCGTCCGGGCGCGTCGGTCGCGCGATCGTTGGCCGGCTCGGCGATGCCTACGACTGGCGACTGGTCGACCGCGAACCGCCGACCCCCGACTCAGAGCATATCTATCTCGTCGCGGACATCACCGACGAGGAGGCGATGGTCGAGGCGATGGCCGACGTCGACGTCGTGGTCCATCTCGCCGGCGACCCCCGGCCCGAAGCGCCGTGGGACAGCGTGCTCGAAAACAACATCGACGGCACCCACTCCGTGCTCGAAGCGGCCGCGAGCGCCGGCGTCGAGAAGTTCGTCTTCGCCTCCTCGAACCACGCCGTCGGTGGGTACGAGACCGACGAGCGAACGCCTGACCTCTACCGCTCGAACGACGACTTCCGCCTCGACGGCAGCGAACTCCCGCGTCCGAGCAACCTCTACGGCGTGAGCAAGGCCGCCGCCGAGACCCTCTGTCGGTACTATCACGACGAGTACGGGATGAGCGTCGTCTGTCTTCGTATCGGCAACCTCACGAAAAATCACCCGCCCGAAGGCTACGAGCGCGGACAGGCGATGTGGCTCTCCTACCGGGACTGTGCGCACCTCTTCGAGCGCGCCATCGAGGCCGAGTACGACTACGAGATCGTCTACGGCATCTCGGACAACGACCGGAAATACTACTCGCTGGAGCGCGCCCGCGAGGTGCTCGGCTACAACCCGCAGGACAACTCCGCAGAGTACTAG
- a CDS encoding cupredoxin domain-containing protein, with the protein MSTTTKAVGGGTDTEHALGRRGVLRALGMGAGIAAFSGLGRAHGNDGGGGDGPIPAERLALDNPLISGHEVHPVYGFSSQTARVAPPVEPDHEVQALIRPHEDVPIPEFYFEPTGLFVEPGETVKFTMATPHHNVVAYHPQFGFQRRVPQLVPPFSGPMLPAGGYWLYTFEKPGVYEMNCAPHEYFGMVMRIVVGEVSGPAAEPLPDLCAAPAEDAGTEEAHAGPELRLPELTAYTVLSDSALDPEHIVERGRVDWDELAPDSKRLFLQPVGFPPCAE; encoded by the coding sequence ATGTCCACAACCACCAAAGCGGTCGGCGGCGGAACCGACACCGAACACGCCCTCGGCAGGCGCGGCGTCCTCCGGGCACTCGGGATGGGTGCTGGCATCGCGGCGTTCAGCGGCCTCGGCCGCGCACACGGCAACGATGGGGGCGGCGGGGACGGGCCGATTCCGGCCGAACGCCTCGCCCTCGACAACCCGCTCATCTCGGGTCACGAGGTCCACCCCGTCTATGGCTTTTCCTCGCAGACGGCGCGGGTCGCCCCGCCCGTCGAACCCGACCACGAAGTGCAGGCACTGATTCGCCCGCACGAGGACGTCCCGATTCCGGAGTTCTACTTCGAACCCACTGGCCTGTTCGTCGAACCGGGCGAGACGGTGAAGTTCACGATGGCGACGCCCCATCACAACGTGGTGGCCTATCACCCACAGTTCGGGTTCCAACGACGGGTCCCACAACTGGTGCCGCCGTTTTCGGGGCCGATGCTGCCGGCGGGCGGCTACTGGCTGTACACCTTCGAGAAACCGGGCGTCTACGAGATGAACTGTGCGCCCCACGAATATTTCGGGATGGTCATGCGCATCGTCGTCGGCGAGGTGAGCGGTCCCGCGGCCGAGCCGCTGCCCGACCTCTGTGCCGCTCCCGCCGAGGACGCCGGCACCGAGGAGGCCCACGCAGGACCGGAACTCCGTCTCCCGGAACTCACCGCCTACACCGTGCTCAGTGATTCGGCGCTCGATCCCGAGCACATCGTCGAACGAGGGCGCGTCGACTGGGACGAACTGGCTCCCGATAGCAAGCGGCTGTTCCTCCAGCCGGTCGGCTTCCCGCCGTGTGCCGAGTAA
- a CDS encoding DUF309 domain-containing protein, with protein MRAHLRAGIAIYNAGNYHAAHDAWEERWLDLAGNDERFLHGLIQFTAAVHHAQNRNWVGATGLAESAREYLTPLPSPYRGVDIASVRTSLAALRADPERIERAPPPRLTHEGRALGLADLDFDASAVAAAVFAETGEYDEAMVERAVEYARADLDADRETSPFVTLVMDFARGGNRAIVHQRLAEHTDRRAARERDVDGLFEAS; from the coding sequence ATGAGAGCACATCTCCGTGCCGGCATCGCCATCTACAACGCCGGCAACTACCACGCCGCCCACGACGCATGGGAAGAGCGCTGGCTCGACCTCGCGGGCAACGACGAACGATTCCTCCACGGACTTATCCAGTTCACCGCGGCGGTCCACCACGCACAGAATCGCAACTGGGTCGGCGCTACTGGTCTTGCCGAGAGCGCCCGCGAGTACCTCACACCGCTTCCTTCCCCCTATCGCGGCGTCGACATCGCTTCGGTGCGAACGTCTCTCGCCGCGCTCCGAGCGGACCCCGAGCGCATCGAGCGCGCACCACCTCCTCGACTCACCCACGAGGGGCGCGCGCTCGGACTCGCCGACCTCGATTTCGACGCGAGCGCAGTCGCCGCCGCGGTGTTCGCCGAAACGGGCGAGTACGACGAAGCGATGGTCGAGCGCGCGGTCGAATACGCCCGCGCCGACCTCGACGCCGACCGAGAGACGAGTCCGTTCGTCACGCTCGTGATGGACTTCGCGCGCGGCGGGAATCGCGCTATCGTCCACCAGCGCCTCGCCGAACACACCGACCGGCGAGCAGCGCGCGAGCGCGACGTCGACGGACTGTTCGAGGCGTCTTGA
- a CDS encoding DUF4112 domain-containing protein, producing MTDDLDMESLTRREQAALKRTRRMARLLDEAVEIPIINYRVGLDPLLSIAPVSGDAAGAVLSLYIVAEAARLSVPPKTTLKMMLNVALDTIAGGVPVLGTLVDAVWKANKRNVALLEDHLADREDIA from the coding sequence ATGACCGACGACCTCGACATGGAGTCGCTGACGCGCCGCGAGCAGGCGGCCCTCAAGCGAACCAGAAGGATGGCACGACTGCTCGACGAGGCAGTCGAGATCCCCATCATCAACTACCGCGTCGGTCTCGATCCACTGCTCAGCATCGCCCCGGTCTCGGGCGACGCCGCCGGCGCGGTGCTGTCGCTGTACATCGTCGCCGAGGCCGCCCGGCTCAGTGTCCCTCCCAAGACGACACTCAAGATGATGCTGAACGTCGCCCTCGATACAATCGCCGGGGGCGTGCCGGTGCTCGGCACGCTCGTCGACGCCGTCTGGAAGGCGAACAAGCGCAACGTCGCGCTGCTCGAAGACCACCTCGCCGACCGCGAGGACATCGCCTGA